TAATGttagctgattagcaaccttaattcctccCTCCCATGTAATTGGAAACATACAGGTTCTAGGGTTAGGATGTGGGCATTTTGGGAAGCCACTATTCTGCCATTCACTCCtggcttaacttttttttttttttttttaactgaacttTTCACTGAAACATAACAATATGGGGAAGGTGCCCACATCACACCTCTCGGCCACTGTGGGGTCAGGGTAGGGGCAGCAGGCAGCCAGGTCATTGCTGTGCAGAGAGGGCTGGGTACCAGAGCAAAAAGAGAGTCCtgccaggaaggaggaggagggagtgcatttgttcattcattaagcATGTATATTGAGCTCTTGCTGTGGGCTATAGATACAGTGGTAAGCAAGGTGGACAGAAACCCCTACCCTCAAGGGGTTCCCAGTTAGTGAAATGGACGAAATCAAAGTACTGTAATACACCACGGGTCATTTATCTTCCTCTTAGTGATGCACATTGCAGCTATTCCTGTTTGTGGGGAGCAGATAGGTTCCTTTACATCTAGAGTGAGGTGGTACAACAGCATATGCTGTCAGGAAGAAGCTGGGTGTCAGCCAGCTTTCTCCATGCAGCACCGTTTTTTCTGTTGCCACCTGGCATCGTGGAGGCCACTGTAGCTGGGGCCTGGGTGCCACACTTTTCCTTCCAAGTCCAGTGCCTCTGTAGTGCTCTCTCCTGGGCATCCCCTTTGCACCCACCTCTGTGCTCCCCTCACAGACTGCATTCATATTTCTTGTGCCAACTGTTTTTttgctccctctcctcttcctttccttattcTGTTCTTTCCacttcctttccttattccttattttccttttccttattctgtgtttccctctcttcctttcctgatttgcaaaactatatttttaaatggtcaaagCTACTTGAACCTTGAACCTTTCAAAATCACTAGTTTTATCCTTCCTCTTCCCATCTCACCACAAACTTTTGCCCTGGAACAGAGATTAAGGGacatttccagtttttgcttcTTTCAGACTTGGAAACTAGACCCAAAGTCAAACTGTCAGTTCTAAAACAAGGCATCTCTGAAGAAATATCCAACAGTGTCATCTTGGTAGAAAGATTCCTGTGGGATAGTCTGTGGTACTGCAGGGGTGAGGACACTGAGGACCACTGGGAATGGAGTTGTGAAAGCCTGGAGAGCCTGGCAGTGCCGGCGGCCTTCACGCCTGTGAAGACGCCTGTTCAGGAGCAGTGGCAGAGGAATGGGTTTGGGGAAAATGTAAGTCTGAACCCTGATCTCCCACATCAACCAATGACTCCTGAAAAACAAGGCCCCCACATGTGGGGAACACGTGGAAAAAGGGAGAAGCCAGACCTAAATGTTCTACAGAAAACGTGTGTAaaagagaaaccctacaaatgtcaGGAATGCAGAAAGGCCTTTAGTCACAGCTCAGCACTTATCGAACACCACCGGACACACACAGGAGAGAGACCTTACAAATGTCACGAATGTGGAAAAGGCTTCCGGAACAGCTCGGCACTTACCAAACACCAGAGAATCCACACTGgggagaaaccctataaatgcACTCAGTGTGGGAGGACCTTCAACCAAATTGCCCCACTGATCCAGCACCAGAGAACTCACACAGGCGAGAAGCCCTATGAGTGCAGCGAATGTGGGAAATCCTTCAGTTTTAGGTCCTCCTTCAGCCAGCACGAGCGAACTCACACAGGCGAGAAGCCCTACGAGTGCAGCGAGTGCGGGAAAGCCTTCCGGCAAAGCATCCACCTCACCCAGCATCTGCGAATCCACACTGGGGAGAAACCCTATCAGTGTGGTGAGTGTGGCAAGGCCTTCAGCCACAGCTCGTCCTTGACCAAACACCAGCGAATCCACACAGGGGAGAAGCCCTACGAGTGCCATGAGTGTGGAAAAGCCTTCACCCAGATCACCCCACTGATTCAGCACCAGAGGACCCACACAGGAGAAAAGCCCTATGAGTGCAGtgagtgtgggaaagccttcagccAGAGCACACTCCTGACTGAGCATCGGAGGATTCACACAGGAGAGAAGCCCTATGGATGCAACGAGTGTGGGAAGACCTTCAGCCACAGCTCCTCGCTCAGCCAGCATGAGCGGACGCACACAGGAGAGAAGCCTTACGAGTGCAGTCAGTGTGGGAAGGCCTTCCGGCAGAGCACACACCTCACTCAACACCAGCGAATCCACACGGGGGAGAAGCCCTATGAATGCAATGACTGTGGCAAAGCATTCAGCCACAGCTCATCCCTCACCAAACATCAGCGAAtccacactggggagaagccCTATGAATGCAACCAGTGTGGCAGAGCCTTCAGCCAGCTTGCTCCCCTCATTCAGCATCAGAGGatccacacaggagagaaaccctatgaatgtaaccAGTGTGGCAGAGCCTTCAGCCAGAGCTCCCTTCTCATCGAACACCAGAGGATTCACACCAAGGAAAAGCCCTATGGGTGCAATGAGTGTGGGAAATCCTTTAGCCACAGCTCCTCGCTCAGCCAGCATGAAAGGACGCACACTGGGGAAAAGCCCTATGAGTGTCACGATTGCGGAAAGTCCTTTAGGCAGAGCACCCACCTCACTCAGCACCGGAGGATCCACACAGGAGAGAAGCCGTACGCGTGCAGGGACTGTGGAAAGGCCTTTACACACAGCTCCTCCCTTACCAAGCACCAGAGAACTCACACTGGATAAACCCATTCCACATGTGCTGGGGACATAAGACCTTAAGCCATAGCTCATCCCTTTCCAGATTTGACCCAATCATACAcatgagaaatgtatattcatacACAAGCCTTTTCACACAGCACTTCCCTCAGACACCCTCAGAGAGTTCACACTGATGGGAAATGACCATAGGACCACCAAGCTCTAGGTCGTCCATCCCTGCATCCAAATAGTAGGGAAATGTGAAGATAATCAGCACTCAGGACGTTCACCCTCGAATGCCCATTAGTGCTACGTTATAGAACctacaaaaaagaaatggaacaagTGTAGTGGATTCAGGGAAAGCTTTTGTCCAAGGACTCACCATATTCCAAACCAGAGATGTTCAGATTGGTGAGAAACCCAACAAATGCCTTTCATATGTACAAGAACCAAATGAAGTCAGAATTTGCCATTGTTGCACATCACGTTTTGTGGGGGGAAAGTGCTTATGAATGGTGCAGGTTGACTCTGATATTCCCAAATGACAATATGGCAGAGTGTTCCAGAAATGAGAGTGGCATCTTTATGGAATCACTATGGATACTGACTGTCTCAGTAAAAAGCTGTCTGGTTTGTGTGTATATTGTTTGATCAGGGTACATGCCAGCCAGTCACCGATTGGAATTCCATATGACAAAGTATCAGTGTACTATAAACAGGTTTTTAGTTATCCCTGCATTATTTTTGCAATTAATCTTTATATGCAATGAGATTGAAAAGCTTTGTATGGGAAGACTTAAAATGTAAAGTTGCTTCCATAGAGTCTCACTGATTCTGAGATGGCTTTTGCTACTCTGTTCTCCCTCTACATTTCTCTGCAGAACTCGCGTTAGAACACACAGgtatttgttttacaaaaaggAAGATTTTTCCTTTGTTAAACCATCATCTTATAAGCAATAGCAAATTCGTGTTAGAAACTTCTGTTTTGCAAGATTCATCTTTTTTGGGAAATGTTCAAGTTAATCCTCTCAAActgctttttcattgttttcatacaatttaacattttgttaaagCCTAAGTCCACAAATAGCAGTCTTTCTGACAACTATAACCTTTAAACGGTGACTTGCTGCCCTCATTAGAAATTGCATTggctagccgggcacggtggctcacgcctgtaatcctagcactttgggaggctgaggcaggaggatcacatgaggtcgggagttcgagagcagcctgaccaacacggagaaaccccatctctactaaaaatacaaaattagccgggcatggtggcatatgcctgtaatcccagttacttggaaggctgaggcaggagaatcgcttgaacccgggagatggaggttgcattgagctgagattgcactcgagcctgggcaacaagggtgaaactctatctcaaaaaaaaaaaagaaattgcattgGCTGCTTTTG
The sequence above is drawn from the Macaca thibetana thibetana isolate TM-01 chromosome 19, ASM2454274v1, whole genome shotgun sequence genome and encodes:
- the ZNF135 gene encoding zinc finger protein 135 isoform X1, coding for MESGARRRSVGRRCRGLCLAVRREQVTFEDVVVDFSQEEWGQLKPAQRTLYRDVMLDTFRLLVSVGHWLPKPNVISLLEQEAEPRAVDSGVPPGVYPDLETRPKVKLSVLKQGISEEISNSVILVERFLWDSLWYCRGEDTEDHWEWSCESLESLAVPAAFTPVKTPVQEQWQRNGFGENVSLNPDLPHQPMTPEKQGPHMWGTRGKREKPDLNVLQKTCVKEKPYKCQECRKAFSHSSALIEHHRTHTGERPYKCHECGKGFRNSSALTKHQRIHTGEKPYKCTQCGRTFNQIAPLIQHQRTHTGEKPYECSECGKSFSFRSSFSQHERTHTGEKPYECSECGKAFRQSIHLTQHLRIHTGEKPYQCGECGKAFSHSSSLTKHQRIHTGEKPYECHECGKAFTQITPLIQHQRTHTGEKPYECSECGKAFSQSTLLTEHRRIHTGEKPYGCNECGKTFSHSSSLSQHERTHTGEKPYECSQCGKAFRQSTHLTQHQRIHTGEKPYECNDCGKAFSHSSSLTKHQRIHTGEKPYECNQCGRAFSQLAPLIQHQRIHTGEKPYECNQCGRAFSQSSLLIEHQRIHTKEKPYGCNECGKSFSHSSSLSQHERTHTGEKPYECHDCGKSFRQSTHLTQHRRIHTGEKPYACRDCGKAFTHSSSLTKHQRTHTG
- the ZNF135 gene encoding zinc finger protein 135 isoform X2, which encodes MTPGLRVSTDPEQVTFEDVVVDFSQEEWGQLKPAQRTLYRDVMLDTFRLLVSVGHWLPKPNVISLLEQEAEPRAVDSGVPPGVYPDLETRPKVKLSVLKQGISEEISNSVILVERFLWDSLWYCRGEDTEDHWEWSCESLESLAVPAAFTPVKTPVQEQWQRNGFGENVSLNPDLPHQPMTPEKQGPHMWGTRGKREKPDLNVLQKTCVKEKPYKCQECRKAFSHSSALIEHHRTHTGERPYKCHECGKGFRNSSALTKHQRIHTGEKPYKCTQCGRTFNQIAPLIQHQRTHTGEKPYECSECGKSFSFRSSFSQHERTHTGEKPYECSECGKAFRQSIHLTQHLRIHTGEKPYQCGECGKAFSHSSSLTKHQRIHTGEKPYECHECGKAFTQITPLIQHQRTHTGEKPYECSECGKAFSQSTLLTEHRRIHTGEKPYGCNECGKTFSHSSSLSQHERTHTGEKPYECSQCGKAFRQSTHLTQHQRIHTGEKPYECNDCGKAFSHSSSLTKHQRIHTGEKPYECNQCGRAFSQLAPLIQHQRIHTGEKPYECNQCGRAFSQSSLLIEHQRIHTKEKPYGCNECGKSFSHSSSLSQHERTHTGEKPYECHDCGKSFRQSTHLTQHRRIHTGEKPYACRDCGKAFTHSSSLTKHQRTHTG